The following proteins come from a genomic window of Pseudomonas sp. J452:
- a CDS encoding Fe2+-dependent dioxygenase codes for MMVHIPRVLSPEQVAECRQLLQQAQWIDGKATAGFQSAMAKDNLQLPQDSAQARQMGELILQALSRNPLFISAALPSKVFPPLFNCYQGGQSFGLHVDNAVREVPATGERIRTDLSATLFFTNPDEYDGGELLVEDTYGAHSVKLPAGDMILYPSTSLHRVSPVTRGARVCSFLWLQSMVRDDGQRSLLFDLDSSIQQLNRELGAGHASSVQLTGVYHNLLRRWADV; via the coding sequence ATGATGGTGCATATTCCCCGGGTGCTGAGCCCGGAGCAGGTCGCCGAATGCCGCCAGTTGCTGCAGCAGGCACAGTGGATCGATGGCAAGGCCACCGCCGGTTTCCAGTCGGCCATGGCCAAGGACAACCTGCAGTTGCCGCAGGACTCAGCGCAGGCCCGGCAGATGGGCGAGCTGATCCTCCAGGCCCTTAGCCGCAATCCGCTGTTCATCTCGGCGGCCTTGCCGAGCAAGGTGTTCCCGCCGCTGTTCAACTGCTACCAGGGCGGCCAGTCCTTTGGCCTGCATGTGGATAACGCGGTGCGCGAAGTGCCGGCAACGGGCGAGCGCATCCGCACCGACCTGTCGGCCACCCTGTTCTTCACCAATCCGGACGAGTACGACGGTGGCGAGCTGCTGGTCGAAGACACCTACGGTGCGCACAGCGTCAAGCTGCCGGCCGGCGACATGATTCTCTACCCGTCCACCAGCCTGCACCGGGTCAGCCCGGTGACTCGCGGGGCGCGGGTCTGCTCGTTCTTATGGCTGCAGAGCATGGTGCGCGACGACGGCCAGCGCAGCCTGCTGTTCGATCTCGATTCGAGCATCCAGCAGCTCAACCGCGAACTGGGGGCAGGGCATGCCAGCAGCGTGCAGCTGACCGGGGTGTATC